The sequence below is a genomic window from Venturia canescens isolate UGA chromosome 9, ASM1945775v1, whole genome shotgun sequence.
taattattttcggagATATTAACCCTCCGTTGACACACATGGGTCTCTGTGGTGTCCGGTCTGTTTCTGTAAATCGGTATATAGGTCCCGACGGCTAGATCATATTTCggatttttatctctgtctaaaaaattgtattggagaGAGGAACTCGGGCACCAATCAGCAACCTTGGCCGACAGTTCGTGGCGAGCGTGGTGGCGAGCCACCAAGCTATTTACATTGGTAGTGGACACTGTAGACCCATGTGTGTCTGGGGAAGTATAGTGgtttaaaaaaagtatttatttttattaattctttcatttttttcttgtatatTTACTCCAGCTTTGAacacgtttttctcaaaaccaCTTTTTTGAGTGCGGCACGCAGCAGAACTCGagcaatttttatccgatcgACTTCAATTTTGGACTGCATCAATAAAACTAAATTATCTGAAGAAGTACATAggattttttcgatatctcaattaaaaaaaaagttatagccttttttcgacgagaaattttactcgaaaatcgaccttaaatttcaaaagcgcgcctattttttaaaaatcaatattttttcaaatccctATGTACTTCTCTTCAAAATATCATACTATTAACGAAAACactctgtatttttttcaaatcgactTTGAAGACAGTTTTGCTGCGTGCCGCGGATCACTGCAGAGGCAACAGCACCTGACGCGGGAGCTTCCCCAGCGCCACCATGGGGcgtgaaaaactaaaaaaaattttttatatatctttaataaacaacaaacaaaacaaaacaaaaaattttggaatatttcttttttttccccacaaaaaaaaaaattcttgaaaaacggCAAAAAAACAGGAGGTCACAGTGGTGTTGTCCCTTAAATTGTGGGACCGTGTTCATGACCAAGGAGATAGCcaataaaaatggaagaagTCTGATCGAGTTCGCGCCAACGAAGTGCTCGTCATCAGAGAAAATGGGCTCGTGTCGTGAAGGACTGTAGTGAACATGTTGAAAGTAATCAGTACTAACATTCGATATTCTTGGTCATTGAGTGAGATGAGCTtggtttatttattcattgcaCATGTACCATACACCGTGTCCTTTACCTTCACCTGTGTTAAATGCAATGttaaaaaactataaaaatattgaacgagTGTATGATAAAATACGAtggattttttccatctttgaaAGGATGAAACTTGGCATTTATCTCACAGCTTCGGTTTACAATTGTCATTTAGAAGTTTCAAAGTTTCTAGAAGTTCCACATTTCCCACGACATTCGGACTGACTGGTTGACGTAATTGTCGCTGATTCCACTTACCCAAAAcctgaaaaaagttttgtttttatcaaaaacaCCGATGAAAGGATTAACTCATTTTATCCAGAATTAAAATTGGAACGTTAATTCAATGACCAACTCCCTCAGGCATCATCTATCGAGGTTAATTCAATAAACCACTGAATTCAAGTACAGTCTGGCTTGCTAGCTGTATAACCCCAATTGATCATGACATATTTAGTTTTTTAAACTTCGTTTTATATTCATTAATTATGACGTACCGCTTGAATTATGACTTTGTCGTCAACGCGAATCGTATTCTCAGGAGTGATTCCTGGAACCAATCCTTCGTAAATTTTCCCCCGTTTCACGTCCACGCCTGTGATAAGTAAACAAGTTTTCCAGTTAATATGAAAACATTGAACAATATTGCTGAAGGGAAAAaggtaattttgataaaatactcCATCTTCGTTTTAATTCTCCTTCAGAGGTAACGTCATAGAGGAGAATGCCACCAGCCCGATTTTGCAGAGATACATTTCTGCTTGCTGGGAGATTTGATATCGCAGCAAATATTGCGTCGCTTTCAAGATGTTCCTTCGCCAGGCATTTATTGGGTTGCAATGACTGAATTTCTACTCTTTTCAAATCGATGTAAGCTCCTGTAATTTTTTAGTACAATCATCAACTAAATATCTAGAATTATCAAATGTTTTGTCGTTGCGAATTGTTGGTTTATGATTCGACAGAGTTAAACCAGAACTTTTTTCATGTCTTATTTAGAAACATCGAACTCATGACCAAATGGAAAGTTGAACCGTTAAAACTACTGAAGTGTGTtttagaaaatgaaatttaccAGGCTATATGAAGTCTAAATAGAATAGatttatattcataaaaaaaacattcaagtacatcttttgattttctttcaaGTTTTAATACTAACCTGTGATAACTGCAACATTCCGTTCGGCAACGATGGTTTCAAAATGAATTCGCGATCCATTTTGCCACATATTTGTTTGAAGTGTTTCGCCAGGAATAGTGGGTTGGGCAAATCGGACCTGAAAAATGGTGTGAAAAACTATGAACATCTCCTCAACCGTATCATTTTCGAGTTGACTCGGGTTTCTTCGCGTTTTGCAGTCGAGCTTTCAAAAACAATTTGAACCCATTCGCTTAAATAATTCTGGTTATACTTCctttgacgtattttttaattattcgagaatacgaaaattattcatatttttgggGTTGTTAATCAATTTGAGTCAAACGGAGTATAGCGAATGGAGTCTATTAGCGattgagttattttttaaatctccctCATATACCTTAATGGCCTCGAATAGAGCAGAGTTTCCGTTTGCAAATGTCTTTAAGACGTGACGCGTAGCGAATCCCAAAGAACAAAGTCCATGAAGAATTGGTTCTTTGAATCCGCCCATTACAGCCATGTTCGGATCAATATGCAAAGGATTTGTATCGCCGCTGAGTCTGTAAATAACAGcctgcaaaaaaattttcaggtCAGTAAAAAAtgggtcgaaaaaaaagtggcgaTCGCATTTTAGAATTTACATTTTTGAAGGTGATCTATTAGATGTGGGAGTGTGAgcaaaataacgaaataatggATACACAGTTTTCTCGGACACTCCTGGTATCAGGGGGAAAAAAGATGTTGTACGTtgttctctttcttcctcaaaAGTTCATGAAGGGGgaccatttttctttttctatttttctcaaatagtTTACAAAAGctgtataaaaatgaataatcacCTGATCTCCGCTGGTTTTTTCCGTATAAGTTGCATCGGGTTTTCGTTTTGGTTTTTCTACGGCTGGTATTTCATGGCTCGAATTACGCGGACCTTTAAACCCTCCAGCTCCCCGCACAACAACGCTCATTTGACCGGAAGTGAGCTTATCTCCTGTTTTCTTGTCAAATGTTTCGtctgaaaaagataaaaaaacgatagaAATTCATTAGATCTAGTTTTAAtgtcgtagattttttttcagtttgtcGAAGTATAAACATGtatgtaaaaaagaataaaaatgttttacgATTGACCAAAATGAGGGCGTTCTTCGTTTTGTCGAGTACATCATCAATCTTGTAGTGTGTCACAACCGTTGCTTCCGTGGGCAGTGCCTTGTGTACTTTTAAATATTGTTCACCGTGTAGAACCTAAAAGAATTTAGCAGTTtgtcataaaaatgaaaaaatagaaaacaatttttttgtctttttcccCTTTCAATCAATCACGAAGGATAATCTAAAAAAAGGAATGCGATTTTAAGTCCATTCACGATAATTCggatagaaaattcatttggtGCTGTTTCATCCTTCCACCCGCGCTTGATGTCTGAGCTTTAAGTGAAGAATTAAAATGGTTCCAAATAATCGTTCAGAAAATGCTTCACTAAATTCGGCAGCTTACTCTTGTCAAATCCACGGAAGTTCCTGGTATGCAGTTTTCCATAATATTTGTCCCCATAGGACCCATTGGTCCATATATTAGAAAGAAGGAAGGCAAAatggaaaagttttcatgattctcGTAGAGGTATTGAAAATCAGTTGCCTCGGATTTCTTCGCTCCAACTGCAAATAAATGCGACTGAATAAAGCTGAATTTATCACATTctaacgatgaaaaatattcacattCTCAAATATAGTACTTTTGAAGACCGAAAAATATGATAACATTTGTAAAGGCTACCTTGAATGCTAATAAAAACGTTCGTAACTAAAACTTATTTGCTGACCATTCTGTTCACAcatgtttttttatcaaaacctTTATCAATGATGTCAAACCCGAGTAATGCCATTGGTATTTAATTTCGTATGATTAGATATCAATCTTTTGGACAACCTGACGTATGGCGAGGTCGCCAGGAAAGGGATTGAAAAAGCTTTCATCAGAAACGGGTAGACGTTTGAGATTGccgaaaaacaattaaaaataagCCATCATGGGAACAAAATATTACCTCCAATAGCGTAAAGAATCGTATCCCGATAATTGTAGGTATGCTCAAGAATGTGTTGCTACAATGAATAAAAAGCACATATTAGCGACAAAATGGTTCAGGCACCAAAAGATGATTCAACGTACCGGCTCGTTATTGGAGCCACCGCTCCTTGTTTGTTCCAAAATATTGAGCAATTCACCGGTGGCTtcctgaaaattcaaattcaagtaGCATTAACTAAGTGCGCTAGCTACTTAGTATAagcaatttatgaaaaaaaatcaatatactTGAATCGATCCAAAATGATGAGTATTACTCATGTCGGTGACTTGGGCCCAATTACTTTTTACTGCTTCAGGAGTTACAGGGGTCgataaattttgtcgaaaaTTAACACCCTTCGATCGGACTAAATGGCCTGTagaatgaacaaaattttgttttcaattctACTTCTTCTTTCGATTTTCCATTCGAGTAGCTgtaccaaaaaaaaacgttttcggTCGTTCAAATAAATCATGAACAAAACTTACATTTCGCAGCCCAACCCACAGCTGAGTCAATGATAGATCCGCTTTCTTCACATTCTTCATGACACAGCCACACAACGACAGGTGCAATCAATTCAGGTtttaattcttgaaaaaaatctgaaaacaaCTGTTTTAATTTAACAGTGTAACATTTTGAGTGTAATTtaggtgtgaatcgataaaattccaTTCCCCACtagatagaaaataaaattttagaaaacgaaatttcgatgccgtttttttttcaacaactcAACTAGCGAAATccgaaagaatttcaattatcaGAAACTTGAACGCAAGTATTCAAAATccgcagaagaaaaaaaatttgtttaggTAACGAGAAGAAATTCAGGAAAGTTGTGACAAATCTCTTGAAAAAGGCCGGAAATGAAACAGGAAAAGCGTCGAGCCACGGGcagaatagagaaaaaaaatgctttctttttcaattaaccTGGAGGCATGACATCTTCGGTTAAGCGGGAACCCGCAGTCGGCACGATAACATTAACGTGAATATTGTGGCTTCGTCCTTCAATCGCCAGCGTATTGGCCAACCCAACGAGAGCAGCTTTAGCCGCAGAATAATTGGCTTGACCAAAATTTCCATACAAGCCACTGTTGCTTGACGTGAAAATGACACGACCGTATCGTTGTTTACGAAAATGTCCCCATGCCGCTTGGGTTGTGTTCATAGCACCCTTTACATGCACATCTTGAATTATATCTGTATGATTCAAATATAGAAATTATATATTgccattagaaaaaaaattcaccatgTTTTCTATACATTTCATTGATAAAGCCGTCAAATATCAAAATAAaactgttttgaaaatttactggACATCCAAAAAGCAAgcttaatattatttttcttgtacATAATTATAATTTGActgataatattaataataaattgtaataatgataatttaaaaaattttaaggctCTTGGTGATCAAAATTCTGATTGGTCTGAAGcaaattttcaagaatttgaatttgatgaggctgaagtttgcaacattgggaaccaacgaaatgaacgaaaaaggttcataattactaaaaaaaaaagcctttcataattccagcaattcttcaatttcgttccctgccgaattcgcaattcgtagtttttcagtctacaTCAATGgttcgtcaaataaaaaattggtcaattacaaatgtttttttcccttcatttcgttggactccaatgttgcaaacttcagcatcgttgAATTTGATTGCAGTAACCACGAATATAACTtgacttattgaaaaaaaatgtgcccGTCCATACCCCAATCAGCCTCAGTCATCTTCACAAAACTTCGATCTCTTAGAATTCCTGCATTGTTTACAAGAATATCTAATCGACCGAAAGCATCTATCGCTGTTTGTACAATGCCTTTTCCATTAACCACCGAGTCATAATTGGCAACAGCTTTACCACCTGATAAAAAATGcaatataaaatcattttctgaaTTTTGACAGAATGTATGATGCTTAGAAGAAAACCAAAACATGTATAaccgaattttttaatcgaaaatcATCAACATCCCACTCTTTTTTGGTTACTATGAAGTTTTTGGCCTTGGAatagtcgatacaatttttccatcaagaaaaaaaatagattttgcTCCATGTAGATATAATACAGCAGCAATGAAGCCACAGTATTTTGTAATGCTCACCATTTTGACGTATTTCATTTACAACAGCATCAGCAACTTTAGTGTTGCTGCCGTCTCCGGCTCTACCTCCTCCTAAGTCATTAACGACAACACTTGCTCCCCTTGAAGCAAACAATAATGCATAGGCCCTGCCCAAACCTGCAATTAGATCATGGAAATAATGGTCCAAAATATTCGTGatacttcaacaataaaaattatttcaatgggTAACCTGCACCAGCTCCCGTAACAATAACGACTCGGCCATCAAAACGAATTTTATCTGCCATTCTTATCCGTATCACCTTTTTTTGCGTAAACTTAAACTAAAAAACTGACGAAAGTAAGGATATTATTGTGATCgtccttcctcaaaatggTAGGCCGTGCATCCGTCaataacctttttttttttatttttattgaactgGCTCTGCTAGGATTTGTTGCAGACCAATGTCTACTGGATTTTATACGATTTTACGTGTCAACTCAAAGGTCATTGCTCAATGACTCGTCAGTGAGTTGATTTTTTGCTCGAAGTCCAACATGTTTACACCAATGGACTCACAATCTGTGCTTTCAATTTATTCATGACTCTGATAAAATTCATGCCCCATAAATATGCCACTATGTTTTTGACATAAATCGAGTGGTCACATATTTTTTGTCGGCAACCACTAAAAAGCAATAAACTATACTATTTTTATCTAAGCTAGGTAGGGCAGTCGCGGTAGCATGTTTTGAGTGAACATAAAAAACACTACcatccaattatttttcaaagttctaTTGGTCAGGTCATTCCCACGTGTACCATCTATCGAGATTCGATGATTGGTCAATAAGTTAAAAGAGTTTATGGAGGTGTGGCTAAATTGAAAATAGCGTGAACATATGTCgtatcacaaaaaaaatgtgtggatGACAATAATCAGCTACAAGAGTGGGAACTCAAGAGTAGatacagttttttttagaAGACGACACGCTTGATATttctaaagaaaaaaaaccaaatacttttcattttgccttccccccccccccactctTGCAACAACGACGGATCGGGATATCTGTGACAGATAACGACAGATTCACCTAGAAACAGGTGTAACTCTTCGTTTTCTCTTCAAATGTCAATCCCAGCATATAAAAACTTTATTCTATCATAGacggtattaaaaaaatgaaaaattcaaatgaaaagaaCAGATATATCCATCAtgattagaaaataaatatggcgaaaaaaatggaatcgcAAAAGTGTTCAGAGAAATGGTAAAGTCTCTTTATTGCTGAAATTTTCTTGGTATAGTCTATCGATGTTGAGATTTATTGCCTcatagttcaatttttttagatatAGTTCTTGACATATAGAGTGAATCGCAAGTTTAAAAACTGGAATTAattcttttaattttattcctgAAAATTTCTgcaaaattgaaatatgaatAATACAAGGAAATATACTATAAGTCGAATTAGAAAAGTCCTGCAAACttctgtgaaataaaaaattgaaaaaaagcggGTGGACGACCAGGCATCGGtcgaaaaaagtacaaaaatgatcgaaaacaACCGAAAAAACGACCAATTTCGGTCGTTTATGTACTTTTTTCGACCGATGCCTGGTCGTACAAGAGAATCTGAAAAATGGCATGTGAGAGTGTGTCAGAGTTTGGGCtggcttttttttaatttttgaccTCGAGGCACTGCCGTACATCCTTTTGATAGCACACGTTCTTTCTTGAGAAGACATATTTTCaaacgatagaaaaaatgattcttcGGATTTTCATTGGTACACGTgaagtcaataaaaaaaagtcggtTAAATAACCGCAAAATAAGTCGACACGTGTCATTTTGACAGAACAAACAGGTTGGATTTGACGCGTTGCGTTGTTTCCGATGAAGCTGGCCAATGGGTAATCGCCACACCAACACACATGGTTCCATAGCGCAGTTGTCGAAAGTTCCCGAAATGATCAAGTCAGGTAACTCCGTTAGAGCAGCCGGTTCGTCGTTAGTCGTATCTCGTGTTTATTCAAAGTGTATAAACTATCGACTCGTGTCatctttttgttaaaaaatatatgaccTCAAGTTACCggcgatgtttgaaaaatctcTCCCCGACTTAAAACGTAGCTATTAATATAAAATATGtgagtacaaaaaaaataaaacgaagaaaGACGTCGACGTTTGTGGTCGTTTGACGCGGACAATAGACGACCGGTAGctggaataatttttctttgcttttcaGTGACACACGGAGCCAGAAAACGAAATTCgagaaagcaaaaaatttattgtcatttgataaaattattaaGTACATTTTAGTATTTAAGTGATCATCGATTAACAGCCACAAAATGGGGAAAATGTGGGGAAAAGAAGTGTTtgcttttgcttttttcttcttcgttgcTTCCTTTCCAAAAGATATCAATGGAGTTGCAGTCATGAGCGTTGATATTGGCAGTGAATGGCTAAAAGTTGCCATTGTTTCggtaagaatgaaaatttatgttcATTGATATGTTTGTTGGATGTTTTTCAATAGCTGAAAAAAATTAGCCCTGAACCTCTTAATTCGATAAGTAGATGAGAAACAGTCTTACATTAATTTACCAAATTATTTTTGCAAATTATGCCGACTCATTGATTCAATAATccaaggaaaaattttgttttttcagccAGGTGTTCCAATGGAAATAGCtttgaataaagaatcaaaaagGAAAACACCAATGATGCTTTCATTCCGTGGGAATGAGAGAACATTCGGTGAAGACGCGCAGATCAACGGTTTGAGATTCCCAAAATCAAGTTTTTCACACTTTATTGATCTCCTTGGCAAACCAATCGATCATCCAATCGTTCGATTGTACAGCGAGAGATTTCCTCATCATGAATTGATTGCGAACGAAGAAACTAATACGGTAGCTTTTCGCACGGACGATAACACGACTCATATGCCAGAGGAGTTGCTTGCTCAAATGTTGCACAAAAGTCGTGAATTTGCAGAAAACTCAGCACGTCAAAAGATCAAAGGTGCGGTAATTATTGTGCCGCCATATTTCAATCAAGCAGAAAGGAGAGCAGTCATGCAAGCCGCCGAATTAGCTGATTTGAAGGTTCTTCAATTGCTCAATGACAATATTGCTATTGCCCTGAATTACGGTATTTTTCGACGAAAAGAAATCAACGAGACTAGCCAATACGTTCTGTTCTACGATATGGGAGCGAGCAGCACACGAGCCACCATAGTTTCTTACCAAAACGTCAAATCCAAGGACAAAGGTTATGCGGAGGTGATCCCTCAATTGAGCGTTCTTGGCATTGGTTACGATCGCACTCTCGGTGGCCTAGAAATTCAAATACGTTTGCGCGATTATCTCGCCCGGGAGTTCGACAGAATGGGAAAAACTAAGAACTctgttttcaaaaatccacgcgCCATGGCGAAACTCTTCAAAGAAGCTGGACGAGTCAAAAATATTCTCAGTGCAAATTCCGATCATTTCGCTCAGGTCGAGGGTCTCCTCGATGAAAAGGATTTTAGGTTCCAAGTCACGCGTGAAAAACTCGAAGAGATATGCGCTGATGTTTTCGAGCGCATTGGTGGACCCATTCAGATGGCTCTTGACGTTTCCGGTTAGTTCTCTTTTTCTAACATCGAATATTatacaatttttataaaactttGGATTCTAAATAAATAGGGAGGCTCGGGAAATTGTCGACATAACTCGAAAATGCTCAATATTCAGCtgtgacaaaaaaatcgacaaaatgaaatacgaaaaatatctctttaaaaagaaaactcaatatttagaacgaaattttattcatttttacagcaacacttgtaatttcatctgaccaataaaaaaatgattgtcgTGTCAGAATACATAAAACAAGTTCTAGTCAAAGTTAATTTTGCAATTTGTGGAGCAATTCCCAAAATTTGGAATGTTtaatatctaaaggaaatgtGTTGATATTCTagcgaaaaattttgaaaacaaatgttgaattgaattttttaggtTTGTCGCTCGACCTCATTTCGCAAGTTGTGCTTGTGGGAGCAGGAACGCGGATGccgaaaattcaagaaaagttGGTGGAGATCGTTAAGACAGATTTagctaaaaatataaataccgACGAGGCTGCAGTTTTGGGGGCTGTTTACAAAGCCGCTGAGCTCAGCGAGGGATTTAAAGTTAAGAAGTTCATTACCAAGGACGCTGTTCACTTCCCCATCCAAATTGTCTTTGATAGGAACATTGATGGTAGAACAAAACAGGTAAGTTTACTCGGAACTCGCGTTTatcattcatatttttaattatattttctgAATAAGATTgtaccaaaaaatttcaatgaaagtttcctcgttgatttattaaaaaatacatgTTTATTTAACGCGTTATACGCAACTTATACTTCAATTCTATAATTCATTGTTGTTTTGTCCTCAGGTACGGAAAACTCTGTTCGGAAAAATGAACACGTATCCCCAGAAGAAAATCATCACGTTTAATAAACACAAAGAAGACTTTGAATTTACCGTACAATATGCTGAACTGGATCATTTGCCGAAGCACGAACAATTGTAAGTATTTCATGTTTCATTTTACACCATTCGATAAGCACCAATAACTATTTGTATAAAAACTTGGaagtttttatacaatttgaATGGCTTCAactagtaaaaaataaaaagtagaaGAGCTTGAACTGAATCTACAGTatgatatatttatgtatttctaaaattattcaaaaaaacgaGTCCACTTGCTATATGtaagaaaaaacagaaaacaaCCAACCTCATCATTTCAAATCACTGGAAAGGCGATATGGATGTGCGAAACAATCATAACGCGACATGCTTCCTTTCTATTTCATTGAATGTTTGAAGACACGgaagttttgaaaatgtttataCAAAAAATCATGTTTCAGAGCTTTGGGTTCATTGGCGTTGGCGCGTGTACAATTAACTGGGGTCGCGGAAGCATACGAAAAACACGCACAACAGAAGGCTGATAGCAAAGGAATTCGTGCGCACTTTAAAATGGACGACAGCGGAATATTGCATCTCCAAACTGTAGAATTAATGTCCGAGAAATCCGGCCAGATCGGCCGTGATGAAGAAGAAGGTACCTTTTCTAAACTTGGTTCAACGATAAGCAAGCTCTTTTCAGGTTTGTATAAACAGTCTGAATAGCATGCTAcgttattcgtttttttcaatatttattcattctttTCATCCACTGAAATAACAATGCTtaacgaataaatgaaaaatagatatttcatgaaattatgaaTTATAAGTTCGTATTTTCCAGAATAACTTttgattatttatatttttttgcaagTTTCTGAAAATCTTTACCATCCAATTTGTAAAATATTGTTCGTTcgtaaaatttcttttcaaagtTATTTCAAGTTAAAAATTCCTGTCTTGATTCAATTGGTAGGATCGGACGGAAACGAAAATGCTGAAAAAGTCGAAGCGAAACAAAAGGACGATGTAAAACCAGTTCATGAGGAAGTTCCAGAAAGTTCAAGTACGGATCAGGGCGAAAAATCCACCGCCCAAAACCAAACAAAAACGAGCGAAGAAAAAGTCGCAAATCGAacggaaaaagttgaaaagaaaCCAACAATTACGACCATCACAGACGTCATTATGTCAAGTGTGACGACATTGGGGCCTCGTACTCTGCAAGGAGAAAAACTGCAACAGTCTCGTAATAAGTTAGTATTTGTCGACTTGAGCAGCTAtaagatgaaaaagataaaactGAGGGAATGCATCGTTTTGAACTAAGAAAGACGATCTTTCTAAGAAAGTTGTGCgttcaaatttaatttttggaaTTAAACGCGGGGGCGATCAGAATCGTGCGAAAATTCCGAAACAAATCGACATTCGTGgtgattgatattttttttttttttttaattcatttttagaATCAAGGCATTAAACGACTACGACAGGGAAAAAATGCGCCGTGAAACAGCACTGAACAGTTTGGAGGCGTTTGTGATCGACGCGAAGCAAAAAGTTGAGACGGACGAATACAAAGCGGCA
It includes:
- the Mfe2 gene encoding peroxisomal multifunctional enzyme type 2, with amino-acid sequence MADKIRFDGRVVIVTGAGAGLGRAYALLFASRGASVVVNDLGGGRAGDGSNTKVADAVVNEIRQNGGKAVANYDSVVNGKGIVQTAIDAFGRLDILVNNAGILRDRSFVKMTEADWDIIQDVHVKGAMNTTQAAWGHFRKQRYGRVIFTSSNSGLYGNFGQANYSAAKAALVGLANTLAIEGRSHNIHVNVIVPTAGSRLTEDVMPPDFFQELKPELIAPVVVWLCHEECEESGSIIDSAVGWAAKCHLVRSKGVNFRQNLSTPVTPEAVKSNWAQVTDMSNTHHFGSIQEATGELLNILEQTRSGGSNNEPQHILEHTYNYRDTILYAIGVGAKKSEATDFQYLYENHENFSILPSFFLIYGPMGPMGTNIMENCIPGTSVDLTRVLHGEQYLKVHKALPTEATVVTHYKIDDVLDKTKNALILVNHETFDKKTGDKLTSGQMSVVVRGAGGFKGPRNSSHEIPAVEKPKRKPDATYTEKTSGDQAVIYRLSGDTNPLHIDPNMAVMGGFKEPILHGLCSLGFATRHVLKTFANGNSALFEAIKVRFAQPTIPGETLQTNMWQNGSRIHFETIVAERNVAVITGAYIDLKRVEIQSLQPNKCLAKEHLESDAIFAAISNLPASRNVSLQNRAGGILLYDVTSEGELKRRWSVDVKRGKIYEGLVPGITPENTIRVDDKVIIQAVLGKWNQRQLRQPVSPNVVGNVELLETLKLLNDNCKPKL
- the Grp170 gene encoding hypoxia up-regulated protein 1 isoform X2 encodes the protein MGKMWGKEVFAFAFFFFVASFPKDINGVAVMSVDIGSEWLKVAIVSPGVPMEIALNKESKRKTPMMLSFRGNERTFGEDAQINGLRFPKSSFSHFIDLLGKPIDHPIVRLYSERFPHHELIANEETNTVAFRTDDNTTHMPEELLAQMLHKSREFAENSARQKIKGAVIIVPPYFNQAERRAVMQAAELADLKVLQLLNDNIAIALNYGIFRRKEINETSQYVLFYDMGASSTRATIVSYQNVKSKDKGYAEVIPQLSVLGIGYDRTLGGLEIQIRLRDYLAREFDRMGKTKNSVFKNPRAMAKLFKEAGRVKNILSANSDHFAQVEGLLDEKDFRFQVTREKLEEICADVFERIGGPIQMALDVSGLSLDLISQVVLVGAGTRMPKIQEKLVEIVKTDLAKNINTDEAAVLGAVYKAAELSEGFKVKKFITKDAVHFPIQIVFDRNIDGRTKQVRKTLFGKMNTYPQKKIITFNKHKEDFEFTVQYAELDHLPKHEQLALGSLALARVQLTGVAEAYEKHAQQKADSKGIRAHFKMDDSGILHLQTVELMSEKSGQIGRDEEEGSDGNENAEKVEAKQKDDVKPVHEEVPESSSTDQGEKSTAQNQTKTSEEKVANRTEKVEKKPTITTITDVIMSSVTTLGPRTLQGEKLQQSRNKIKALNDYDREKMRRETALNSLEAFVIDAKQKVETDEYKAASTAEELQTIAQACDQIQDWLYEDGFDAAAEVYEDKLQTVQKLTNDLYERVFEHRERPDALKGMSSMINGSTIFLRNMRNLTEAEEIFTVVEMETFERILNETQNYYDEILGSLKDTALFEPIKYRVQDIANKMAILDREVKYLVNKAKIWKPKTEKPLTGAPKPSEDQLPKGKPVSESTIETPEKAEDITIENEDLATENATQGQEDETLRSPEDITIDEKKLETKDKTQKLDETTAKTKKPKKSEEKTIHKEVDDDSHEEL
- the Grp170 gene encoding hypoxia up-regulated protein 1 isoform X1; the encoded protein is MGKMWGKEVFAFAFFFFVASFPKDINGVAVMSVDIGSEWLKVAIVSPGVPMEIALNKESKRKTPMMLSFRGNERTFGEDAQINGLRFPKSSFSHFIDLLGKPIDHPIVRLYSERFPHHELIANEETNTVAFRTDDNTTHMPEELLAQMLHKSREFAENSARQKIKGAVIIVPPYFNQAERRAVMQAAELADLKVLQLLNDNIAIALNYGIFRRKEINETSQYVLFYDMGASSTRATIVSYQNVKSKDKGYAEVIPQLSVLGIGYDRTLGGLEIQIRLRDYLAREFDRMGKTKNSVFKNPRAMAKLFKEAGRVKNILSANSDHFAQVEGLLDEKDFRFQVTREKLEEICADVFERIGGPIQMALDVSGLSLDLISQVVLVGAGTRMPKIQEKLVEIVKTDLAKNINTDEAAVLGAVYKAAELSEGFKVKKFITKDAVHFPIQIVFDRNIDGRTKQVRKTLFGKMNTYPQKKIITFNKHKEDFEFTVQYAELDHLPKHEQLALGSLALARVQLTGVAEAYEKHAQQKADSKGIRAHFKMDDSGILHLQTVELMSEKSGQIGRDEEEGTFSKLGSTISKLFSGSDGNENAEKVEAKQKDDVKPVHEEVPESSSTDQGEKSTAQNQTKTSEEKVANRTEKVEKKPTITTITDVIMSSVTTLGPRTLQGEKLQQSRNKIKALNDYDREKMRRETALNSLEAFVIDAKQKVETDEYKAASTAEELQTIAQACDQIQDWLYEDGFDAAAEVYEDKLQTVQKLTNDLYERVFEHRERPDALKGMSSMINGSTIFLRNMRNLTEAEEIFTVVEMETFERILNETQNYYDEILGSLKDTALFEPIKYRVQDIANKMAILDREVKYLVNKAKIWKPKTEKPLTGAPKPSEDQLPKGKPVSESTIETPEKAEDITIENEDLATENATQGQEDETLRSPEDITIDEKKLETKDKTQKLDETTAKTKKPKKSEEKTIHKEVDDDSHEEL